Proteins found in one Salvelinus alpinus chromosome 11, SLU_Salpinus.1, whole genome shotgun sequence genomic segment:
- the LOC139533989 gene encoding zinc finger and SCAN domain-containing protein 20-like, with protein sequence MANEGYLRTAEQCQSRVKRLKANFRQFCESKQIGGEKVECKFYDQFVQIFGNKYLSCDSLAEESNGATDMGEVPGGQVQGTVSPESGSCSSPWELDLPWSIEETEALLDMWGSDRIQEVLRGNTELEHIYTEISQMMADQGFMKTAEQCQTRTTQLNLSIIPI encoded by the exons ATGGCCAACGAGGGCTACCTGAGGACAGCCGAACAGTGCCAGTCTAGAGTGAAGCGGCTAAAGGCCAACTTCCGCCAGTTCTGCGAGAGCAAACA GATTGGAGGGGAAAAAGTGGAGTGCAAATTCTACGATCAGTTTGTGCAAATATTCGGGAACAAGTATCTATCCTGTGACTCTCTGGCTGAGGAATCAAACGGCGCCACAGACATGGGAGAGGTCCCAGGTGGGCAAGTCCAAGGAACAG TCTCTCCAGAATCAGGCAGCTGTTCATCACCGTGGGAACTAGATCTCCCCTGGAGCATTGAGGAGACTGAAGCCCTCCTTGACATGTGGGGCAGTGACAGAATCCAAGAGGTCCTGAGGGGAAACACTGAACTGGAACACATTTATACAGAGATCTCTCAAATGATGGCTGACCAGGGCTTCATGAAAACAGCAGAGCAGTGTCAGACGAGGACGACGCAACTGAACCTGAGTATTATTCCAATCTGA